The following coding sequences are from one Seonamhaeicola sp. ML3 window:
- a CDS encoding NAD(P)/FAD-dependent oxidoreductase, whose translation MKEQKQNILIIGAGLCGALLALRLGQRGYSVSVYEKRPDLRTVDISAGRSINLAFSNRGVKAMKLVGLGEKVKQLCIPMHGRMIHGKKGQTFLSPYSGRDHEYINSISRGDLNALLLDEAEKHKNVNIYFNKKCKSVDFENTTATFKDYESKSEFIEDADIIIGTDGAGSVLRKSYYLGKKFLFSFSQDYLTHGYKELSILPKPNGGFKIDKNALHIWPRGRFMLIALPNLDGSFTVTLFLSYNEGTYNFKNLDTDDKILDFFKNEFPDALAKMPNLLEDFKNNPTAPLGTIKCSPWHYKGNTLLMGDAAHAIVPFYGQGMNASFEDVVEFDKILDKKLGDWESIFKAYEKTRKKDTDAIADLAIDNYYEMRDHVANPIFKEKRKLEMALEKEFPEDYASKYALVTFNDAIGYEKAMLRGRAQDKAILNMLSQEHTDLFSDLKSTLEMVKKETEAILTEDKIAGLK comes from the coding sequence ATGAAAGAACAAAAACAAAATATTCTAATCATTGGAGCTGGTCTTTGTGGAGCGTTACTGGCATTACGCTTGGGGCAACGTGGTTATAGCGTCTCGGTTTATGAAAAACGCCCCGATTTAAGAACAGTAGATATTAGTGCTGGCCGTTCTATAAATCTAGCGTTTTCAAATAGAGGTGTAAAAGCCATGAAACTCGTTGGTTTAGGTGAAAAAGTAAAACAGCTTTGCATACCTATGCATGGCCGTATGATTCATGGAAAAAAAGGACAGACCTTCCTTTCGCCCTACAGCGGTAGAGACCATGAATACATTAATTCGATTTCAAGAGGAGACTTGAATGCTCTACTTTTAGATGAAGCCGAAAAGCATAAGAATGTCAACATTTATTTTAATAAAAAATGCAAATCTGTTGACTTTGAAAACACTACGGCAACGTTTAAAGATTACGAATCAAAATCAGAATTTATTGAGGATGCCGATATCATTATCGGAACAGATGGTGCTGGCTCAGTGCTTAGGAAAAGTTATTACTTGGGTAAAAAATTTCTGTTTAGTTTTTCTCAAGACTATCTAACCCATGGTTATAAAGAGTTGAGTATTCTCCCAAAGCCCAATGGTGGGTTTAAAATTGATAAAAACGCTTTACATATTTGGCCAAGAGGGCGCTTTATGTTAATTGCCCTTCCCAACCTTGATGGAAGTTTTACCGTTACCTTATTCCTAAGCTATAATGAGGGCACTTATAATTTCAAAAATCTAGATACCGATGACAAGATTCTGGATTTCTTTAAAAATGAATTCCCCGATGCCTTAGCCAAAATGCCAAATCTACTTGAAGATTTTAAGAACAATCCAACGGCGCCTCTAGGCACCATTAAATGTTCGCCGTGGCATTATAAAGGCAACACCTTGTTAATGGGTGATGCTGCTCATGCCATTGTGCCCTTTTACGGTCAAGGGATGAACGCGAGTTTTGAAGATGTTGTTGAATTTGACAAGATACTCGATAAAAAATTAGGTGATTGGGAATCTATTTTTAAAGCCTATGAAAAAACTCGAAAAAAAGATACCGACGCCATAGCCGATTTAGCTATCGATAATTATTATGAAATGCGAGATCATGTTGCCAACCCCATATTCAAGGAAAAACGTAAACTAGAAATGGCATTGGAAAAAGAATTTCCCGAGGATTATGCATCTAAATATGCTTTGGTTACTTTTAATGACGCCATAGGTTATGAAAAAGCTATGCTGAGAGGTAGAGCTCAAGATAAGGCCATTTTAAATATGCTATCTCAAGAACACACCGACTTATTTAGTGATTTGAAATCTACTCTAGAAATGGTTAAAAAAGAAACCGAAGCCATACTAACAGAAGATAAAATCGCTGGATTAAAATAA
- a CDS encoding SDR family oxidoreductase: protein MNLNLNNKNALVCGSTQGIGKATAMLLAQEGVNVTLVARNREKLKKVLAELPQHRNHNYIVADFSNPRELQEQVIKFINSNHGFHIVVNNTGGPRSGDILNASLDEFENAFTMHIKCNHVLAQATIPFMKDQGFGRIVNIISTSVKEPIPMLGVSNTIRGAVGNWSKTLSTEVAPYGITVNNVLPGFTDTERLHEIIKIKATIEGTSPEEMAEIIKNYAPAKRFASPEEVANAVVFLASDAASYINGINIPVDGGRTKSL from the coding sequence ATGAACCTTAATTTAAACAATAAAAATGCTCTAGTATGTGGTAGCACGCAAGGCATAGGAAAAGCAACGGCCATGTTACTCGCCCAAGAAGGCGTAAATGTTACTCTAGTAGCTAGAAACAGAGAAAAACTAAAAAAAGTTTTAGCAGAACTACCTCAACACAGAAACCATAATTATATAGTTGCAGACTTCTCCAATCCAAGGGAATTACAAGAACAGGTTATTAAGTTTATAAATAGCAATCATGGATTCCATATTGTAGTTAATAATACTGGCGGACCAAGAAGCGGGGATATTCTAAATGCCAGTTTAGATGAATTCGAAAATGCATTTACCATGCATATTAAATGTAACCATGTGCTGGCACAAGCCACGATTCCGTTTATGAAAGACCAAGGTTTTGGACGCATTGTAAATATCATTTCCACTTCGGTTAAAGAACCTATACCAATGCTTGGTGTTAGCAATACCATAAGAGGGGCTGTTGGGAACTGGAGCAAAACACTTTCTACCGAAGTTGCTCCATACGGCATAACCGTTAACAATGTGCTTCCTGGCTTTACCGATACAGAAAGGTTACATGAAATCATAAAAATAAAAGCAACTATTGAAGGAACTAGCCCTGAGGAAATGGCCGAAATCATAAAAAACTATGCCCCAGCCAAACGTTTTGCAAGTCCAGAAGAAGTTGCCAATGCCGTTGTCTTTTTAGCCAGTGATGCCGCAAGTTATATTAACGGTATAAACATCCCGGTAGATGGCGGTAGAACAAAATCACTTTAA
- a CDS encoding 3-hydroxyanthranilate 3,4-dioxygenase — translation MSKLVSPINFKAWIEENRHLLKPPVGNKVVWEDGDVIVMVVGGPNSRTDYHYNETPEFFYQIEGDIVLKVIEEGKQKDIHIKEGEIFLLPPKVPHSPQRGANTVGLVIEYPRPAGVKDKLQWYSEDNGSLLYEEEFTLSNIETDLPAIFDRYNSKIKKDAKRK, via the coding sequence ATGAGCAAATTAGTATCACCCATAAACTTTAAAGCGTGGATTGAAGAAAACCGTCATCTTTTAAAACCACCAGTAGGCAATAAAGTTGTTTGGGAAGATGGCGATGTTATAGTCATGGTTGTTGGCGGGCCTAATAGCAGAACAGATTATCATTATAACGAAACACCAGAATTTTTCTATCAAATAGAAGGCGATATTGTTTTAAAGGTTATTGAAGAAGGTAAGCAAAAAGACATCCACATTAAAGAGGGAGAAATTTTTCTATTACCCCCAAAAGTGCCGCACTCACCTCAACGTGGTGCTAACACTGTTGGTTTAGTGATAGAATATCCAAGACCCGCTGGTGTAAAAGACAAGCTACAATGGTATTCTGAAGACAACGGAAGTTTATTGTACGAAGAAGAATTTACTTTGTCTAATATTGAAACCGATTTACCAGCAATTTTTGATAGATACAACTCCAAAATAAAGAAAGACGCTAAACGCAAGTGA
- a CDS encoding amidohydrolase family protein, translating to MEKRKLRINGHSHLLPYPEEIPEFMREKGIFWVDKDRKFMLQKGWKRPVTDSSFFLNEKLEWMERNQIDHAVVLNLSQLYGNGLRVEEMKKALRFQNDFNARIQHQHPNKFTCGFVVHPGFIRSACWEIERCVEEHGLQLLCLPTHYMDTIGTWRCIYDEENEPLFELANAYNLAVEIHPYDGEKFIKLENTSWRFHLIWMLAQCADAYHFLTLNGYQEKYPNMRTCFAHGGQLAQINLGRRIQGFDGRPDLFEGKHHPRKAVGHKNIFFDTLVHDTGGLELLIRNHGSKQVIMGLDDPYPLGEMESEPQSSYPGKLLDLAMNRNIINQSEYNAIWEDNVIQWLCGEDMAYKQKLVDRILS from the coding sequence ATGGAAAAGCGTAAACTTAGAATAAATGGCCACTCCCACTTGCTCCCCTACCCTGAGGAGATTCCTGAGTTTATGCGCGAAAAAGGGATTTTTTGGGTGGACAAGGACCGAAAGTTCATGTTACAAAAAGGATGGAAACGTCCCGTTACAGATTCTAGCTTCTTTTTAAACGAAAAGCTGGAATGGATGGAACGCAACCAGATAGACCATGCTGTTGTTCTTAATCTGTCGCAATTATACGGTAACGGTTTACGTGTCGAGGAAATGAAAAAAGCCCTGCGCTTTCAAAATGATTTTAACGCTAGGATTCAGCATCAACACCCTAACAAATTTACTTGTGGATTTGTGGTTCACCCCGGATTTATAAGAAGTGCTTGCTGGGAAATAGAGCGCTGTGTGGAAGAACACGGTCTACAATTACTATGTCTTCCCACGCATTACATGGATACAATTGGTACTTGGCGGTGTATATACGACGAGGAAAACGAACCACTTTTTGAGTTGGCAAACGCCTATAACCTAGCAGTTGAAATTCATCCTTACGATGGTGAAAAATTTATTAAACTGGAAAATACCTCATGGCGATTCCATTTAATTTGGATGTTGGCCCAATGTGCCGATGCCTATCACTTTTTAACCTTAAACGGCTACCAAGAAAAATACCCCAACATGAGAACCTGTTTTGCTCATGGCGGACAATTAGCCCAAATTAATCTGGGACGGCGCATTCAAGGCTTTGATGGCAGACCCGATTTGTTTGAAGGTAAGCACCATCCAAGAAAAGCTGTTGGCCATAAAAATATTTTCTTCGATACTCTAGTACACGATACAGGTGGTCTTGAACTCCTCATCAGAAATCATGGTTCAAAACAGGTCATTATGGGGTTAGATGACCCCTATCCACTTGGTGAAATGGAAAGTGAACCTCAATCATCTTACCCTGGGAAACTCCTAGACCTAGCCATGAATCGAAACATTATCAACCAAAGCGAATACAATGCTATCTGGGAGGATAATGTTATACAATGGCTCTGCGGTGAAGACATGGCATACAAACAAAAATTAGTGGATAGAATTCTAAGCTAA
- a CDS encoding pitrilysin family protein, with protein MKHFLAFCFLSISMLLSAQETNKAITTYNLESEIPKDTTALRGQLPNGLKYFIKENDRPKETVYIRLIVKAGFLQEDEKQHGLAHLLEHMGFNGTKNFKKDKLIKYLESIGVKFGMDLNASTGQNQTVYKLKVPTKNLKQVDKAFQILEDWAHNMLLKDDAIDDERPVIVEELRGMRGSGQRVGDEIRSFLYKGMRQLEFFELDKQVENIETFIYDELRRYYTEWYRPNLMGIVVAGDIDAAYVEDKIKTHFSALTNPVNEKQLKTFDTVPYYNKTRVKVITDKEKTLTSIRLRFFDKYPKRRQNTLMKHRKEGIVKSIMQRIINRRLDELSNSEQPPFIGAGVGISSTLSKYHYNFSIGASAKESEIEKTLKHMVLELERIKRFGFSEEELSDIKKDMLASNESFIESKDDWYSGSYLRLLEQEFSGDWVLYSKDWKYAFDKAIIPEITVKDIETLFNTYYHKDNRALIVTAPEKEGFVLPTNEALLSVLSTAEKDSTLTPYIPKILKNELLKEIRPKGQIVHEEDGAHGIKKIELSNGAKVFYKKTDFDKEKISFKAFSYGGTSLLNDEEIKRVGHMEIVNVCGIGGYKPHELKRVLDGKMVNVSPFVSSYEEGLRGGGRVEDLETLFKLIYLVFTEVNYDETMYLNYVDKIKAVLKNRKLSPRNEFSSAISKLKNKDNPRYFDINEGDNMEKLLDSVPYKDLYKTYTKRFENAGDFNFFFVGDFDEDILKDFVEKYIASLPSTEERENYKLTTFKNILSGERVEVRKGLEDKATLKIEFLKEAKHIKNEDKALNIFGNIFQTHLRDKIREEKGGVYSVSAGLRHIGRPYSRYTGSITFSCAPDNVESLENESLAVLQELIKKGVSKKEVEGVKKNWVLNRKKGLETNSFWLNHMYNKVYWKKTFDDGIDGYEENLDNITTKLVNRVAKKYIEDPSLIAKLLPELKEEVKN; from the coding sequence ATGAAACACTTCTTAGCGTTCTGCTTTTTAAGCATATCTATGCTTTTAAGCGCCCAAGAAACTAATAAAGCCATAACAACCTACAACTTAGAAAGTGAAATCCCTAAAGACACCACTGCCTTAAGAGGGCAACTTCCCAACGGATTAAAATACTTTATAAAAGAAAACGATAGACCAAAAGAGACCGTTTACATTCGGTTAATTGTTAAGGCTGGTTTTCTGCAAGAGGATGAAAAACAACACGGGCTAGCACATCTGTTAGAGCATATGGGCTTTAATGGAACCAAGAACTTCAAAAAAGATAAACTCATTAAATATTTAGAGAGTATAGGTGTTAAGTTCGGGATGGACCTAAATGCCAGTACAGGGCAGAATCAAACGGTTTACAAGTTAAAAGTACCCACTAAAAACTTAAAACAAGTAGATAAGGCATTTCAAATTTTAGAAGATTGGGCACATAATATGTTGTTAAAGGATGATGCAATAGATGATGAAAGGCCTGTTATTGTAGAAGAATTAAGGGGAATGCGAGGTAGTGGTCAACGCGTAGGTGATGAGATACGTAGCTTTTTGTATAAGGGAATGAGACAATTGGAGTTTTTTGAACTTGATAAACAGGTTGAAAATATTGAAACCTTTATTTACGATGAGTTAAGAAGATATTATACAGAATGGTACCGCCCCAACTTAATGGGAATTGTAGTTGCCGGAGATATAGATGCCGCTTATGTCGAAGATAAAATAAAGACACACTTTTCTGCATTGACGAACCCTGTTAATGAAAAACAACTCAAGACTTTCGATACGGTACCTTATTACAATAAAACACGTGTAAAGGTTATCACCGATAAAGAAAAGACCTTGACTTCTATTCGACTGCGCTTTTTTGATAAATACCCAAAAAGGAGACAGAATACCTTAATGAAGCATAGAAAAGAAGGTATTGTAAAAAGTATAATGCAAAGAATAATTAATAGAAGGCTGGATGAGCTTTCTAATAGTGAACAACCACCTTTTATCGGTGCCGGTGTGGGCATTTCATCCACTTTAAGTAAATATCACTATAATTTTTCTATTGGTGCCTCTGCAAAGGAATCTGAAATTGAAAAGACACTTAAACACATGGTTTTAGAGCTAGAGCGTATCAAACGTTTTGGTTTTAGTGAAGAAGAGCTAAGCGATATAAAAAAGGATATGTTGGCCAGTAATGAATCTTTTATAGAAAGTAAAGATGATTGGTATTCTGGTAGTTATTTAAGGCTTTTAGAACAAGAGTTTTCTGGAGATTGGGTACTTTATTCCAAAGATTGGAAATATGCTTTTGATAAAGCAATAATTCCTGAAATAACAGTTAAAGATATTGAAACGTTGTTTAATACCTATTACCATAAAGACAACAGAGCTTTAATAGTAACGGCTCCAGAAAAAGAAGGTTTTGTTCTTCCTACTAATGAGGCTCTACTCAGCGTGTTAAGTACTGCAGAAAAGGATTCTACCTTAACACCTTATATACCTAAAATACTTAAAAATGAACTTTTAAAAGAAATCAGACCAAAAGGTCAGATTGTTCATGAGGAAGATGGGGCTCATGGTATTAAAAAAATTGAGCTTAGCAATGGTGCTAAGGTATTTTATAAAAAAACAGATTTCGATAAAGAAAAAATAAGCTTTAAAGCCTTTAGCTACGGCGGAACTTCGTTACTAAATGACGAAGAAATTAAACGGGTAGGACACATGGAAATTGTTAACGTTTGTGGTATTGGTGGATATAAGCCCCATGAGTTAAAACGGGTTTTGGATGGTAAAATGGTAAACGTTTCTCCATTTGTATCTTCTTATGAAGAAGGCTTAAGAGGTGGCGGAAGGGTTGAAGATTTAGAAACGCTATTTAAACTCATCTACCTAGTTTTTACAGAGGTTAATTATGATGAAACCATGTATTTAAATTACGTAGATAAAATAAAAGCGGTACTAAAAAATAGAAAATTAAGCCCTAGAAACGAGTTTTCTAGTGCCATTAGCAAGTTGAAAAACAAAGATAATCCAAGGTATTTTGATATCAACGAAGGTGATAATATGGAGAAGTTGCTAGACTCTGTACCTTATAAAGATTTATACAAAACCTATACCAAGCGATTTGAAAATGCTGGTGATTTTAATTTCTTCTTTGTTGGTGATTTTGATGAGGATATTTTAAAAGATTTTGTTGAAAAATATATTGCTTCCTTACCCAGTACAGAGGAACGTGAGAACTATAAGCTAACTACTTTTAAAAATATACTTTCTGGTGAGCGTGTAGAGGTGCGTAAAGGACTGGAGGATAAGGCAACTCTAAAAATAGAGTTTTTAAAAGAAGCAAAGCACATTAAAAATGAGGATAAGGCATTAAATATATTCGGAAATATATTTCAAACTCATCTTCGAGATAAGATTCGAGAAGAAAAGGGCGGTGTTTACTCGGTAAGCGCTGGTTTAAGACATATTGGTCGTCCTTATTCCAGATACACTGGTAGTATTACTTTTTCTTGTGCTCCGGACAATGTGGAAAGCCTTGAAAATGAGAGTTTAGCTGTTTTACAGGAGCTTATTAAAAAAGGCGTATCTAAAAAAGAAGTAGAGGGCGTGAAGAAAAATTGGGTGCTTAATAGAAAGAAAGGTCTGGAAACCAATAGCTTTTGGCTCAACCATATGTACAATAAGGTCTATTGGAAAAAGACATTCGATGATGGCATTGATGGTTATGAAGAGAATTTAGATAATATAACAACAAAGTTAGTTAATCGTGTTGCTAAGAAATATATTGAAGACCCAAGTTTGATTGCCAAATTATTACCAGAATTAAAAGAAGAAGTGAAAAACTAA
- a CDS encoding O-methyltransferase encodes MHFIPEELDDYVVAHSESEPELLQQLNRETYQKILQPRMLSGHYQGRVLSMISKLVNPKTILEIGTYTGYSALCLAEGMQQNGTLHTIDVNEELYDFQRAYFNKSGYGNQIVQHLGNALDIIPEINTAFDLIFIDADKTNYPNYFNVIIDKLNPGGIILSDNVLWSGKIIEDLKSDDSDTRALLEYNKMLKEDHRIETVILPIRDGLTISRKIG; translated from the coding sequence ATGCATTTTATCCCAGAAGAATTAGACGATTATGTAGTAGCACATTCTGAAAGCGAACCAGAATTACTGCAACAGCTAAATAGGGAAACCTACCAGAAAATATTACAACCCCGGATGCTTAGCGGACATTACCAAGGGCGTGTTTTAAGTATGATTTCTAAATTAGTAAACCCAAAAACCATTTTGGAAATTGGTACCTACACCGGTTACTCAGCTTTATGTTTAGCAGAGGGCATGCAACAAAATGGCACTTTACATACTATAGATGTTAATGAGGAACTTTATGATTTTCAAAGGGCTTATTTTAACAAATCGGGGTATGGTAATCAAATAGTTCAACACTTGGGAAATGCCTTAGATATCATTCCTGAAATAAATACCGCTTTTGACCTTATTTTTATAGATGCCGATAAAACCAATTACCCAAACTACTTTAACGTGATTATCGACAAACTAAACCCGGGAGGGATTATACTATCGGATAATGTATTGTGGAGCGGTAAAATTATTGAAGATTTAAAATCCGATGATTCTGATACCAGAGCACTACTTGAGTATAACAAAATGCTAAAAGAAGATCATCGCATTGAAACGGTTATACTACCAATAAGAGATGGGTTAACAATAAGCAGGAAAATAGGTTAA
- a CDS encoding twin-arginine translocase TatA/TatE family subunit, with the protein MYFCNVIYKPTFLFISGAEIAFILFIAIMVFGADKLPEIARGLGKGMRTLKDATNDIKHEITKSAENHGIDTSITKDVKKEIDKVKDDIDDFTGSVKRRF; encoded by the coding sequence ATGTACTTTTGTAACGTGATTTATAAGCCTACATTTTTGTTTATCAGCGGCGCAGAGATTGCCTTCATTTTGTTTATCGCCATTATGGTTTTTGGTGCCGATAAATTACCTGAAATTGCCAGAGGTTTGGGTAAAGGTATGCGAACTCTTAAAGATGCCACCAACGATATTAAGCATGAAATTACCAAGAGTGCCGAAAATCATGGTATCGACACCAGTATTACGAAAGATGTTAAGAAAGAAATCGATAAGGTAAAAGACGATATCGATGACTTCACAGGCTCTGTAAAGCGTAGGTTCTAG
- a CDS encoding M1 family metallopeptidase, whose product MNKLKLTFVVFVLTFIGAHAQDSNVEQIKTGHTNTNKFKQLYDEFATPNMYRTASGAPGSAYYQQQADYKMKIVLDDENAKISGYETITYTNNSPDELKYLWVQLDQNKRAQDSKSPLIEADSIEPVMLPNDFAAKYMGEPLERGFNIQKVVNAKGAPLKHYINRTMMRIELPKPMSTGDKFTFSIQWWYYINNHVEEDGRSGYEYFPKDGNRAYVIAQFYPRMAVYNDVEGWQNSQFWGRDEFALPFGDFEVDITVPADHILDGTGRLINRKDVYSKTMMNRYEQAKKSYKEPVIIVSQSEAEAAEKGFSKATKTWKLRAENVRDFGFATSRKFILDMMAVKIGGEDIMAVSLYPKEGNPLWEEWSTKAVASTLESYSRMTFDYPYHKAISVHAKQQGMEYPMICWNYGRPKEDGTYSDRVKYGMMSVIIHEVGHNFFPMIVNSDERQWTWMDEGLNSFVQHVAQVDFGEKYPEALSPDDKVYPSKRGPAHKIIPYMSGDQDYIAPIMTKGLNTYQFGNNAYGKPATALNILRETVMGRELFDYAFKEYAQRWMFKHPTPEDFFRTMEDASAFDLDWYWRGWFYTTDWVDIGLKDVKRYYVSSEHNQYIKDYMKKYNVKPTQLKPLVYMIEEGSEEYKEEMKNGTLLENSTPLKEYIMDNFTPEEQKNIKAPKFFYDITFEKPGGLVMPIIVEYTYADGSKKRETYPAQIWRLNDNEVSKSIASDKEIVGIVIDPDLETADVDTSNNKWPITEEETSAFEKFKTRIKG is encoded by the coding sequence ATGAATAAACTGAAACTAACTTTTGTTGTATTTGTATTAACCTTTATTGGTGCTCATGCCCAAGATAGCAATGTTGAACAAATCAAAACAGGGCATACTAATACAAACAAATTTAAGCAACTATACGATGAATTTGCAACTCCAAATATGTATAGAACAGCTTCGGGAGCTCCAGGTAGTGCTTATTATCAGCAGCAGGCAGATTATAAAATGAAGATTGTGTTAGATGATGAAAATGCAAAAATTTCAGGATACGAAACAATTACATATACAAACAATTCACCAGATGAGTTAAAGTATTTGTGGGTTCAGTTAGATCAAAATAAAAGAGCGCAAGATTCTAAATCGCCACTTATAGAAGCCGATAGTATAGAACCTGTAATGCTCCCCAATGATTTTGCCGCAAAATATATGGGTGAACCCCTAGAGCGTGGCTTTAATATTCAAAAGGTTGTAAATGCTAAAGGAGCACCTCTTAAACATTACATCAATAGAACTATGATGCGTATAGAGCTGCCAAAACCCATGTCTACAGGAGATAAGTTTACCTTTTCAATACAATGGTGGTACTATATTAATAATCATGTAGAGGAAGATGGGCGTTCTGGTTACGAGTACTTTCCCAAAGATGGGAATCGTGCTTATGTCATTGCTCAATTCTATCCAAGAATGGCAGTTTACAATGATGTAGAAGGATGGCAAAATTCACAATTTTGGGGGAGAGATGAATTCGCTTTGCCTTTTGGTGATTTTGAGGTCGATATCACCGTTCCCGCCGATCATATCTTAGATGGTACAGGAAGACTCATAAACAGGAAGGACGTTTACTCTAAAACTATGATGAATCGTTATGAGCAAGCAAAAAAGAGTTACAAAGAACCTGTTATAATTGTCAGTCAGTCTGAGGCTGAAGCAGCTGAAAAGGGTTTTTCTAAAGCCACAAAAACATGGAAGTTAAGAGCAGAAAATGTTCGTGATTTCGGATTCGCAACATCTAGAAAGTTTATTCTCGATATGATGGCTGTAAAAATAGGTGGCGAAGATATCATGGCAGTCTCACTCTACCCAAAAGAAGGTAACCCATTATGGGAGGAATGGTCTACAAAAGCTGTGGCCAGTACATTGGAGTCTTATTCTAGAATGACGTTCGATTATCCTTACCACAAAGCAATTTCTGTTCATGCAAAGCAACAAGGTATGGAGTATCCTATGATTTGTTGGAACTATGGTAGACCCAAGGAAGATGGCACTTATAGCGATCGTGTAAAATATGGAATGATGAGTGTTATTATTCATGAAGTGGGACATAACTTCTTTCCTATGATTGTAAACAGCGACGAGCGTCAATGGACATGGATGGACGAAGGTCTAAACTCTTTTGTACAGCATGTGGCTCAGGTAGATTTTGGTGAAAAGTATCCAGAAGCTCTATCACCAGACGATAAAGTGTATCCCTCTAAACGAGGCCCAGCTCATAAAATCATACCTTACATGAGCGGTGACCAAGATTACATTGCACCCATAATGACAAAAGGATTAAACACCTATCAGTTTGGTAATAACGCCTACGGAAAACCCGCCACGGCATTAAATATTCTTCGTGAAACCGTAATGGGACGAGAGCTTTTCGATTATGCATTCAAAGAATATGCGCAAAGATGGATGTTTAAACACCCAACTCCTGAAGATTTCTTTAGGACTATGGAAGACGCTTCGGCTTTCGATTTAGATTGGTACTGGAGAGGATGGTTCTACACTACAGACTGGGTAGACATAGGTTTAAAAGATGTAAAACGATATTATGTGTCTTCAGAGCACAACCAATATATCAAGGATTACATGAAAAAATACAATGTAAAACCAACACAGTTAAAACCTTTGGTGTACATGATAGAAGAGGGTAGTGAAGAATATAAAGAAGAAATGAAAAATGGAACGTTATTAGAAAATTCTACTCCTCTTAAAGAGTACATAATGGATAATTTTACGCCAGAAGAGCAAAAGAATATCAAAGCACCAAAGTTCTTCTATGATATTACTTTTGAAAAACCAGGAGGTTTAGTTATGCCCATAATAGTAGAGTATACCTATGCAGATGGTTCTAAGAAAAGAGAAACGTATCCTGCCCAAATTTGGAGGTTGAATGATAATGAAGTTAGTAAATCTATTGCCTCTGATAAAGAAATAGTTGGTATTGTTATAGATCCCGACTTAGAAACAGCCGATGTAGACACTAGCAACAACAAATGGCCAATTACAGAAGAAGAGACTAGCGCTTTCGAAAAATTTAAAACCAGGATAAAAGGTTAA
- a CDS encoding DUF6702 family protein, producing the protein MKTYKSLVLLFCIPLFAFSVMHKYYLSVTQVEYVEDKQSVQIITRIFLDDFENLLQQRYNEAIVLEEHEEMVSTNEYIELYLKGKINIKINGEAADIKYIGKEYDLDLLKVYLEIEDVASINSFEISNSVLFDLFEGQQNIIKTNINSKKKSFILVAQKNREVLNFN; encoded by the coding sequence ATGAAAACTTACAAATCACTAGTTCTTTTATTCTGCATACCGCTGTTTGCTTTTTCGGTGATGCATAAATACTACCTAAGTGTTACACAAGTGGAATATGTTGAGGATAAACAGTCTGTACAAATCATTACCAGAATTTTTTTGGATGATTTCGAAAATTTATTGCAGCAACGCTATAATGAGGCCATTGTTTTAGAGGAACACGAAGAAATGGTGTCGACAAACGAGTATATTGAGCTTTACCTCAAGGGGAAAATTAACATAAAGATTAATGGTGAAGCAGCAGATATTAAATACATAGGTAAGGAATACGATTTAGACCTTTTAAAAGTCTATCTGGAAATCGAGGATGTAGCCTCAATTAATTCCTTTGAAATAAGTAATTCTGTTTTATTTGACTTGTTTGAAGGACAACAAAATATCATAAAAACAAATATTAATTCTAAGAAGAAGAGTTTTATTCTAGTTGCCCAAAAAAATAGAGAGGTGTTAAATTTTAATTAA